CGTAATATGGCGTAACATATTACTGTCGCAATCCCATTGGTGAGTAGTAAACTTTTAAGATATGCTTTACCGGTTTGCGCAGATGTTTTTACTTTTAGAACATGCGTCAACGTATTTTCTAACTTTGCATAGTGCGTATAGATATAACTTTTACTGTTGAAAAAGATGTGATAGAGGTACCACGCTAAGAGAGTGGCGAGCACTATAAATATGCTAATTAAAAGTAACCAATCCATTAACCATTACTCCTTTATTAGTATCTTTCTGGGTAAATAAGCACATGTATCAGGTATATAAAAATACATATAATAATGAAAAGTAGCACCATCATTTAGGCTCCTTTTTTGTTAAATATTTTTCTAAAATGTCTAACCCTAAAATAGGTAAGCCGAACATGCCAAGAAACAAAAGGATATAAAGAATATCTTCCATTTTTTTGCCTC
The sequence above is a segment of the Staphylococcus hyicus genome. Coding sequences within it:
- a CDS encoding potassium-transporting ATPase subunit F yields the protein MMVLLFIIICIFIYLIHVLIYPERY